One window of Papaver somniferum cultivar HN1 chromosome 9, ASM357369v1, whole genome shotgun sequence genomic DNA carries:
- the LOC113313616 gene encoding transcription repressor OFP8-like yields the protein MSTSNRRKLLQNTIAVNVGCSCRRLKLADIFRPNIRRPNRIIRASTTTTSSSSRSTSTTNKKKKKSDLCNSSTSSWDKGTGLSTLSLNDDEDEDDSNTTFDTTPRYYSEPEPTDYSSDPNKKVKGYGRINESLAIEKDSDDPYVDFRHSMLQMILEKQIYSRDDLRELLQCFLSLNSPYHHEIIIQVFTEIWNGVFSVKPYNNY from the coding sequence ATGTCTACGAGTAACAGGAGAAAGCTATTACAGAATACAATAGCAGTAAACGTAGGATGCAGTTGTAGAAGATTGAAGCTTGCCGACATATTCAGACCCAACATAAGAAGACCCAATCGGATCATCAgagcttcaacaacaacaacatcatcatcgtcaagatcaacatcaactactaacaagaagaagaagaaatctgatCTATGTAACTCGTCGACAAGTTCATGGGATAAAGGTACAGGTTTATCAACTCTATCTCtgaatgatgatgaagatgaagatgattctAATACTACATTTGATACAACCCCACGCTATTATTCAGAACCCGAACCTACAGATTATTCAAGTGACCCGAATAAGAAGGTGAAAGGGTATGGTCGAATCAATGAAAGTTTAGCAATTGAGAAGGATTCTGATGACCCGTACGTTGATTTTCGACATTCAATGCTGCAAATGATTTTGGAGAAACAAATTTACTCAAGGGATGATTTAAGAGAGCTTCTTCAATGCTTTTTATCTCTGAATTCTCCCTATCACCATGAAATCATTATCCAGGTTTTTACAGAGATCTGGAATGGAGTTTTCTCGGTGAAACCCTATAATAATTACTAA